Within the Clostridia bacterium genome, the region TGATGACTGCTCCAATGTTCGCTTCCGCGCGAGTAGTCGTGGTTCGGCGGTTCGATGAGATGCCAGGGGCCGACCAGGCCAAACTGATCTCCATTGTGGCCCCTGGGAAATCCAAGAGCGACCTGCGCATACCGGACGACACAGTCATGATCATCACCTCAGGCTCGAAGAGCATACCTCGTCGGGAGGCAGCGGCGGGAGGCGTCAACGTATCTGCATTCGAGTTCAGGCAGGGTTATGCCAGGGGGGCGCAGGATTTCGCCATTTCCCGCGCCAGAGAACTCGGCGCGGCCATGGATGAGGATGCAGCATCACTGCTAGTGGAGCTATCGGGGACGGACCTTGGGGCTATTTCAAGCGAAATCGACAAGCTCATAACCTACCTAGGAGGCAAGCACGCCAAGATAGCTGTGAATGATATTAGCGCGGCAGTGGGCCGGAGCTCCATCCAAACCGTTTTCACCTTCTGTGATGCGGCCATTGAGGGAGATCCGTCCAAGGCCATGTTGGCCCTGTCGGACCTGCTGAGAACGGAGAAGAGTGCTCTCGGAATCCTGAATACCCTTGCGACGCAGGTCAGGGGGCTCATGAAAGCCAGGGCCGAGCTTGACAGGGGGCGAAGGCCCGACGAACTGATCCGGGAGCTGTCAGGCGGAAATCAGCGCATGGAGTGGAAGGCGAGGAAAACCGTCGCCCAGGCGCGAAAGCTCTCCCAGCGGTCACTTGCGGGGATCGTGTCTAGGCTCGCTCAGGCTGATCTGAATATCAAGACTGGCGAATCCACCGAAACGCTTGCGATGGA harbors:
- the holA gene encoding DNA polymerase III subunit delta, with translation MRDDIARSVESRGICPVYILYGEDHYSQRQAADELVEAIVSLRGGADTNTFDAAECAVDDIVSAVMTAPMFASARVVVVRRFDEMPGADQAKLISIVAPGKSKSDLRIPDDTVMIITSGSKSIPRREAAAGGVNVSAFEFRQGYARGAQDFAISRARELGAAMDEDAASLLVELSGTDLGAISSEIDKLITYLGGKHAKIAVNDISAAVGRSSIQTVFTFCDAAIEGDPSKAMLALSDLLRTEKSALGILNTLATQVRGLMKARAELDRGRRPDELIRELSGGNQRMEWKARKTVAQARKLSQRSLAGIVSRLAQADLNIKTGESTETLAMELLVLDLAVQQKLQRH